From the genome of Callithrix jacchus isolate 240 chromosome 7, calJac240_pri, whole genome shotgun sequence, one region includes:
- the THAP3 gene encoding THAP domain-containing protein 3 isoform X2: MPKSCAARQCCNRYSSRRKQLTFHRFPFSRPELLKEWVLNIGRGNFKPKQHTVICSEHFRPECFSAFGNRKNLKHNAVPTVFAFQDPTQVRENTDPASERGNASSSQKEKVLPEAGAGENGPGRNMNTAHEELQLPPDAAGPVKQVLPQRLQATKAVGWLAGPAGLRRPPKQPSDHSYALLDLDSLKKKLFLTLKENEKLRKRLLAQRLVMQRMSTRLRACKGHWGLQARLRPEQQS; the protein is encoded by the exons ATGCCGAAGTCGTGCGCGGCCCGGCAGTGCTGCAACCGTTACAGCAGCCGCAGGAAGCAACTTACCTTCCACCG GTTTCCGTTCAGCCGCCCGGAGCTGCTGAAGGAATGGGTGCTGAACATTGGCCGGGGCAACTTCAAGCCCAAGCAGCATACGGTCATCTGCTCTGAGCACTTCAGGCCAGAGTGCTTCAGTGCCTTTGGAAACCGCAAGAACCTGAAGCACAATGCCGTGCCCACGGTGTTTGCCTTTCAGGACCCCACACAG GTGAGGGAGAACACAGACCCTGCCAGTGAGAGAGGAAATGCCAGCtcttctcagaaagaaaag GTCCTCCCTGAGGCGGGGGCCGGAGAGAATGGCCCTGGGAGAAACATGAACACTGCGCATGAGGAGCTTCAGTTGCCCCCAGATGCTGCAGGACCCGTAAAACAG GTCTTGCCACAGAGGCTGCAAGCAACAAAGGCTGTTGGCTGGCTGGCCGGCCCTGCAGGCCTGAGAAGGCCCCCCAAGCAGCCATCTGATCACAGCTACGCCCTTTTGGACTTAGATTCCCTGAAGAAAAAACTCTTCCTCActctgaaggaaaatgaaaagctcCGGAAGCGCTTGCTGGCCCAGAGGCTGGTGATGCAAAGGATGTCCACCCGCCTCCGAGCCTGCAAAGGGCACTGGGGACTCCAGGCCAGACTTCGGCCAGAGCAGCAGAGCTGA
- the THAP3 gene encoding THAP domain-containing protein 3 isoform X1: MPKSCAARQCCNRYSSRRKQLTFHRFPFSRPELLKEWVLNIGRGNFKPKQHTVICSEHFRPECFSAFGNRKNLKHNAVPTVFAFQDPTQQVRENTDPASERGNASSSQKEKVLPEAGAGENGPGRNMNTAHEELQLPPDAAGPVKQVLPQRLQATKAVGWLAGPAGLRRPPKQPSDHSYALLDLDSLKKKLFLTLKENEKLRKRLLAQRLVMQRMSTRLRACKGHWGLQARLRPEQQS, translated from the exons ATGCCGAAGTCGTGCGCGGCCCGGCAGTGCTGCAACCGTTACAGCAGCCGCAGGAAGCAACTTACCTTCCACCG GTTTCCGTTCAGCCGCCCGGAGCTGCTGAAGGAATGGGTGCTGAACATTGGCCGGGGCAACTTCAAGCCCAAGCAGCATACGGTCATCTGCTCTGAGCACTTCAGGCCAGAGTGCTTCAGTGCCTTTGGAAACCGCAAGAACCTGAAGCACAATGCCGTGCCCACGGTGTTTGCCTTTCAGGACCCCACACAG CAGGTGAGGGAGAACACAGACCCTGCCAGTGAGAGAGGAAATGCCAGCtcttctcagaaagaaaag GTCCTCCCTGAGGCGGGGGCCGGAGAGAATGGCCCTGGGAGAAACATGAACACTGCGCATGAGGAGCTTCAGTTGCCCCCAGATGCTGCAGGACCCGTAAAACAG GTCTTGCCACAGAGGCTGCAAGCAACAAAGGCTGTTGGCTGGCTGGCCGGCCCTGCAGGCCTGAGAAGGCCCCCCAAGCAGCCATCTGATCACAGCTACGCCCTTTTGGACTTAGATTCCCTGAAGAAAAAACTCTTCCTCActctgaaggaaaatgaaaagctcCGGAAGCGCTTGCTGGCCCAGAGGCTGGTGATGCAAAGGATGTCCACCCGCCTCCGAGCCTGCAAAGGGCACTGGGGACTCCAGGCCAGACTTCGGCCAGAGCAGCAGAGCTGA
- the THAP3 gene encoding THAP domain-containing protein 3 isoform X6, which translates to MPKSCAARQCCNRYSSRRKQLTFHRFPFSRPELLKEWVLNIGRGNFKPKQHTVICSEHFRPECFSAFGNRKNLKHNAVPTVFAFQDPTQQVRENTDPASERGNASSSQKEKVLPEAGAGENGPGRNMNTAHEELQLPPDAAGPVKQP; encoded by the exons ATGCCGAAGTCGTGCGCGGCCCGGCAGTGCTGCAACCGTTACAGCAGCCGCAGGAAGCAACTTACCTTCCACCG GTTTCCGTTCAGCCGCCCGGAGCTGCTGAAGGAATGGGTGCTGAACATTGGCCGGGGCAACTTCAAGCCCAAGCAGCATACGGTCATCTGCTCTGAGCACTTCAGGCCAGAGTGCTTCAGTGCCTTTGGAAACCGCAAGAACCTGAAGCACAATGCCGTGCCCACGGTGTTTGCCTTTCAGGACCCCACACAG CAGGTGAGGGAGAACACAGACCCTGCCAGTGAGAGAGGAAATGCCAGCtcttctcagaaagaaaag GTCCTCCCTGAGGCGGGGGCCGGAGAGAATGGCCCTGGGAGAAACATGAACACTGCGCATGAGGAGCTTCAGTTGCCCCCAGATGCTGCAGGACCCGTAAAACAG CCTTAA
- the THAP3 gene encoding THAP domain-containing protein 3 isoform X7, with translation MPKSCAARQCCNRYSSRRKQLTFHRFPFSRPELLKEWVLNIGRGNFKPKQHTVICSEHFRPECFSAFGNRKNLKHNAVPTVFAFQDPTQVRENTDPASERGNASSSQKEKVLPEAGAGENGPGRNMNTAHEELQLPPDAAGPVKQP, from the exons ATGCCGAAGTCGTGCGCGGCCCGGCAGTGCTGCAACCGTTACAGCAGCCGCAGGAAGCAACTTACCTTCCACCG GTTTCCGTTCAGCCGCCCGGAGCTGCTGAAGGAATGGGTGCTGAACATTGGCCGGGGCAACTTCAAGCCCAAGCAGCATACGGTCATCTGCTCTGAGCACTTCAGGCCAGAGTGCTTCAGTGCCTTTGGAAACCGCAAGAACCTGAAGCACAATGCCGTGCCCACGGTGTTTGCCTTTCAGGACCCCACACAG GTGAGGGAGAACACAGACCCTGCCAGTGAGAGAGGAAATGCCAGCtcttctcagaaagaaaag GTCCTCCCTGAGGCGGGGGCCGGAGAGAATGGCCCTGGGAGAAACATGAACACTGCGCATGAGGAGCTTCAGTTGCCCCCAGATGCTGCAGGACCCGTAAAACAG CCTTAA
- the THAP3 gene encoding THAP domain-containing protein 3 isoform X4, producing the protein MPKSCAARQCCNRYSSRRKQLTFHRFPFSRPELLKEWVLNIGRGNFKPKQHTVICSEHFRPECFSAFGNRKNLKHNAVPTVFAFQDPTQQVRENTDPASERGNASSSQKEKVLPEAGAGENGPGRNMNTAHEELQLPPDAAGPVKQERFIVVSAFCTVDCKWNAEDGCPEAPAAEAHGKPRAQAHAT; encoded by the exons ATGCCGAAGTCGTGCGCGGCCCGGCAGTGCTGCAACCGTTACAGCAGCCGCAGGAAGCAACTTACCTTCCACCG GTTTCCGTTCAGCCGCCCGGAGCTGCTGAAGGAATGGGTGCTGAACATTGGCCGGGGCAACTTCAAGCCCAAGCAGCATACGGTCATCTGCTCTGAGCACTTCAGGCCAGAGTGCTTCAGTGCCTTTGGAAACCGCAAGAACCTGAAGCACAATGCCGTGCCCACGGTGTTTGCCTTTCAGGACCCCACACAG CAGGTGAGGGAGAACACAGACCCTGCCAGTGAGAGAGGAAATGCCAGCtcttctcagaaagaaaag GTCCTCCCTGAGGCGGGGGCCGGAGAGAATGGCCCTGGGAGAAACATGAACACTGCGCATGAGGAGCTTCAGTTGCCCCCAGATGCTGCAGGACCCGTAAAACAG GAAAGGTTTATTGTGGTGAGTGCCTTCTGTACAGTCGACTGCAAATGGAACGCAGAGGATGGGTGCCCAGAAGCGCCTGCGGCAGAGGCGCACGGGAAGCCCAGGGCCCAGGCTCATGCAACATGA
- the THAP3 gene encoding THAP domain-containing protein 3 isoform X3: protein MPKSCAARQCCNRYSSRRKQLTFHRFPFSRPELLKEWVLNIGRGNFKPKQHTVICSEHFRPECFSAFGNRKNLKHNAVPTVFAFQDPTQVLPEAGAGENGPGRNMNTAHEELQLPPDAAGPVKQVLPQRLQATKAVGWLAGPAGLRRPPKQPSDHSYALLDLDSLKKKLFLTLKENEKLRKRLLAQRLVMQRMSTRLRACKGHWGLQARLRPEQQS from the exons ATGCCGAAGTCGTGCGCGGCCCGGCAGTGCTGCAACCGTTACAGCAGCCGCAGGAAGCAACTTACCTTCCACCG GTTTCCGTTCAGCCGCCCGGAGCTGCTGAAGGAATGGGTGCTGAACATTGGCCGGGGCAACTTCAAGCCCAAGCAGCATACGGTCATCTGCTCTGAGCACTTCAGGCCAGAGTGCTTCAGTGCCTTTGGAAACCGCAAGAACCTGAAGCACAATGCCGTGCCCACGGTGTTTGCCTTTCAGGACCCCACACAG GTCCTCCCTGAGGCGGGGGCCGGAGAGAATGGCCCTGGGAGAAACATGAACACTGCGCATGAGGAGCTTCAGTTGCCCCCAGATGCTGCAGGACCCGTAAAACAG GTCTTGCCACAGAGGCTGCAAGCAACAAAGGCTGTTGGCTGGCTGGCCGGCCCTGCAGGCCTGAGAAGGCCCCCCAAGCAGCCATCTGATCACAGCTACGCCCTTTTGGACTTAGATTCCCTGAAGAAAAAACTCTTCCTCActctgaaggaaaatgaaaagctcCGGAAGCGCTTGCTGGCCCAGAGGCTGGTGATGCAAAGGATGTCCACCCGCCTCCGAGCCTGCAAAGGGCACTGGGGACTCCAGGCCAGACTTCGGCCAGAGCAGCAGAGCTGA
- the THAP3 gene encoding THAP domain-containing protein 3 isoform X5: MPKSCAARQCCNRYSSRRKQLTFHRFPFSRPELLKEWVLNIGRGNFKPKQHTVICSEHFRPECFSAFGNRKNLKHNAVPTVFAFQDPTQVRENTDPASERGNASSSQKEKVLPEAGAGENGPGRNMNTAHEELQLPPDAAGPVKQERFIVVSAFCTVDCKWNAEDGCPEAPAAEAHGKPRAQAHAT, from the exons ATGCCGAAGTCGTGCGCGGCCCGGCAGTGCTGCAACCGTTACAGCAGCCGCAGGAAGCAACTTACCTTCCACCG GTTTCCGTTCAGCCGCCCGGAGCTGCTGAAGGAATGGGTGCTGAACATTGGCCGGGGCAACTTCAAGCCCAAGCAGCATACGGTCATCTGCTCTGAGCACTTCAGGCCAGAGTGCTTCAGTGCCTTTGGAAACCGCAAGAACCTGAAGCACAATGCCGTGCCCACGGTGTTTGCCTTTCAGGACCCCACACAG GTGAGGGAGAACACAGACCCTGCCAGTGAGAGAGGAAATGCCAGCtcttctcagaaagaaaag GTCCTCCCTGAGGCGGGGGCCGGAGAGAATGGCCCTGGGAGAAACATGAACACTGCGCATGAGGAGCTTCAGTTGCCCCCAGATGCTGCAGGACCCGTAAAACAG GAAAGGTTTATTGTGGTGAGTGCCTTCTGTACAGTCGACTGCAAATGGAACGCAGAGGATGGGTGCCCAGAAGCGCCTGCGGCAGAGGCGCACGGGAAGCCCAGGGCCCAGGCTCATGCAACATGA